Part of the Streptomyces sp. WMMC500 genome is shown below.
GGTATGTCGCCACAACGATGCCCCGTACCCGTCGCACCACGGGAGGACGCAACGTGCACCAGACCCGACCGAGACTCCGTACCGCGCTGGCCGCCTTCGCCGGAGCCCTGCTCCTCGGCAGCGGCCTCGCGCCCGGCATGGCCGCCACCGGCGCCGCGCACGAGCCGCCGGCCGCGGCCCAGGACGGCCCCGTCGCCCCCGACCTGCAACAGGTCACCCTCGCCAAGGGCGTGGACCAGGTCGGCGAGCCGATGGCGCTCGCCGTACTCCCCGACGGCGGCGTGCTGCACACCTCGCGCGACGGCACCCTCTGGCACACCGGCGCCGCGGGCGGCACCCGCGTAGCCGCCCAACTGCCCGTCTACCCGCACGACGAGGACGGCCTCCAGGGCGTCGGCGTGGACCCGGACTTCGAGACCAACCGCACCGTCTACCTCTTCTACGCGCCCGTCATGGACACCCCCCACGGCATCGCGCCCAGCGACGGCGAGCCCGCCGAGTTCGAGGCGTACGAGGGCACGAACCGCCTCTCGCGCTTCACCCTGAACGAGGACGGCACCCTCGACCTGGGCAGCGAGCAGACCGTGCTGGAAGTCGGCACCGACCGCGGCCGGTGCTGCCACAACGGCGGCGACATCGCCTTCGACAGCGAGGGCAACCTGCTGCTGTCCACGGGCGACGACACCGACCCCTTCTCCTCCGACGGCTACACGCCCATCGACGAGCGCGAGACCCGCAACCCGTCCTTCGACGGGCAGCGTTCCGCGGCCAGCACCGACGACCTGCGCGGCAAGATCCTGCGGATCAAGGTCGACGCCGCCGACGGCTCGTACACCGTCCCCGACGGCAACCTCTTCACGCCCGGCACCGAGAAGACCAGGCCCGAGATCTACGCCATGGGCTTCCGCAACCCGTTCCGGATGAGCGTCGACAAGGCGACCGACACCGTCTACGTCGGCGACTACGGCCCCGACGCCGGCGCGGCCGACCCGGCGCGCGGGCCCGGCGGTCAGGTCGAGTTCAACCGGATCACCGAGGCCGGCAACTTCGGCTGGCCGTACTGCCACGGCAAGAACGACGCCTACATCGACTACGACTTCGCCACCGAGGAGTCCGGCGAGGCGTTCGACTGCGCCGCGCCCCGCAACGAGTCACCGCGCAACACCGGCCTGACGGAGCTGCCCCCGGCCCAGTCCGCCTGGATCGCCTACGACGGCGACTCGCTGCCCGAGTTCGGCAGCGGCTCGGAGTCCCCGATGGCCGGTCCGGTCTTCCGCCACGACCCGGACCTCGACTCCCGGCTCCAGCTTCCCGAGCGCTACGACGAGCTGTTCTTCGCGGGCGAGCAGGGCCGCGAGTGGATCAAGACCATCGGTGTGGGCGCGGACGGCGGCGTCGGCGCCATCGAGGACTTCTCGTCCGGCAGCAAGATCATGGACATGGAGTTCGGTCCCGACGGGGCGCTGTACTTCCTCGACTACGGCACCGGCTTCTTCAACGGCGACCAGAACTCGGCCCTGTACCGCATCCAGAGTGCCGCCCAGGGCTTCGCGCCCGAACCCGTCGCGTCCTCCGACGCGACGACCGGGCACGCCCCGCTGAAGGCCGCGTTCTCCGCCAAGGGCACCGGCGACCAGGACAGCGAACACCTCCGCTACCGCTGGGACTTCGGCGACGGCACGACCTCCGGGAAGCCGAACCCGAAGCACACGTACAAGAAGGACGGCCAGTACTCCGCCGTCCTCACCGTCACCGACACGGACGGCAACACCGGCACCTCCGCCGTCCGCGTCGTCGTCGGCAACACCCCGCCCGAGGTGGAGCTGAAGCTGCCCGAGGACGGCACGGTCTTCGAGTACGGCGACGCCATCCCGTTCGAGGTGGCGGTCTCCGACGCCGAGGACGCCGAGATCGACTGCTCCCGGGTGCGCGTGGACTACGCGCTCGGCCACGACACCCACGGCCACCCGATGACCTTCGAGGAGGGCTGCAGCGGCACCATCGAGACCTTCGCGGAGGACCGGCACGACGATCACGCCAACCTCTTCGGCCTCATCCGCGCCCGCTACACCGACTCCGGCGGCGCCACGGCCGGCGTGCCGGCGCTGAACACCAGCGCCGAGCACAAGCTCCAGCCCGCGCACCGCCAGGCCGAGCACTTCGACACCGCCGAGGGCGCGGCCGCGGCGAACGCCGAGGGCGCCCAGGGCGGCAAGGCCGTCACCGGCGGGGGCGGCGACTGGATCGCCTTCGAGCCGTACGTGCTGAGCGACATCGCGCACCTGTCCGCCCGCGTCGACGCCGCCGGCAGCGCCGACGGCGCACTGGAACTGCGCGCGGGCGCGCCCGACGGGCCGGTGCTCGCCACCGCCGAGGCGGGCGGCGCGAGCGGCTGGAGCGAGGTGAGCGCCCACGTCATGGACCCGCCCGCGGGGACGACGACGCTGTATCTGGTGTTCACCGGAGGGGAGTTCAAGCTGGACAGCTTCCACCTCGGCAGCGGCTGACGCCGCGCGCCGCCGCACGGCCCGGCGCCCCGAGGGGAGCGCCGGCGGACGGCGGCGGGGAAGACCGCACGCACACGCCCGGCGGGCGCGGGCCGACCCGCGCCCGCCGGGAGGCGACCGGCCGCCGCGCGGCACAGGCAGCGCGCGGCGGGCCCGGAGCCGGGCCCGCGCCGGCCGCTCCCGGGCGCCTTCCGCGCCGTAGCACCGCATCCCCCCACGGCCCCTTGACCCGTACGCCCGACGACACCACCCGAGGAGCCACACCATGCGTCGTACGAGCCTTCCGCTCGCCGGCACCGCCCTGGCCGCCGCCACCCTCGCCGGCGGACTGCTCGCCCCGACCGCGACCGCGGCCGGGGCCCCCGCGACCGGCGCCGCCGGCGACAGGACCTGCGCGGCCCCCGACGCCCGCCCGACGGTCCGCTTTCTGGACGACGACAGCCGCGTGCCCAACCGCACCGCCGGAGGCGGCTGTACGGTCAACGACCTCATCGACGACGAGCGCGCCTGGAAGAGCCGGGGCGCGTTCGTGGCGCACACCGAGAAGGTGTCGCGCTCCCTGCTGCGCGCCGACGTGATCGGCCCGGTGGAGTACGCGCGGCTGATCGTGACCGCGGCGCGGTCCGGCATCGGCGGGAAGCACGGGCCCGCGCCGTACGACGTGATCTTCGACGGCAGCCGGGCGTCGTTCGACGACTGGGGCTACGTCGGCGGGCGCGGCTTCGAGCTGAACGACGACGGCTCGATGGCCACGGGGCCGGAGCCGGCCACCGGCGGGCTCGGGCTGCTCTGGTACGAGAAGGAGCAGTTCGGCGACTTCTCGCTGCGGCTGCAGTTCCGCGACGAGCGGGCGGACGACGGCCGCTCCAACAGCGGCGTCTTCGTCCGCTTCCCGGGCGTGGACCCGGCGGCCAACCCGGAGTGCAAGACCACCGATCCGGCGTGGGTGTCCGTCAACTGCGGGCACGAGATCCAGATCAACGACTCGGCCGAGACCTCCGGCAACGACCCGCGCAAGACCGGCTCGGTCTACGGCTTCGCCGACCTCGACCTCGCCGCCGCCAAGCCCGCCGAGAAGGGCGTGTGGAACGACCTGGAGATCCGGGTGGTCGGCCAGCAGTACACGGTGATCCGCAACGGCGAGGTCATCAACGAGTTCGAGAACAAGCCCGGCCTGCCCTTCCCGGGCCGCCCGGACGACCCGGGCACCAGCGGCCGGCAGTTCGCCGAGGGCTACGTCGGCCTGCAGAACCACGACACGCAGTCGGTCGTGGAGTTCCGCAACATCCGGGTACGCGACCTGTCGTAGCCGGCGCCGCACACGAGACGGCGGGGCCCGGTCACGGACCGGGCCCCGCCGCCGTACGTCTCCCGGGGACGCCTGCCGTACGGGACTACAGCGCCGCCGCGGCGGGCTTGACCATGCCCTTCACGGTGCGCGAGTCGACGTACTCGCCGAGGGCGGTCATCTCCCACTCGCCGCTGAACTGCTTGATGAACTTCGCCATCAGCACGCCCGTGCGGGGCTCGGAACCGGTGAGGTCGAAGCGGACCAGCTCCTCGCCGGTCTGGCCGTCGAGGAGGCGGCAGTACGCCTTGGCGACGTCGGTGAACTTCTGGCCGGAGAAGGAGTTGACCGTGAAGACCAGGCCGGTGACCTCCGGCGGCAGGCCGCCGAGGTGGACGGTGATGACCTCGTCGTCGCCGGCGCCCTCGCCCGTGAGGTTGTCACCGGAGTGCTGGATGGCGCCGTTCAGGATCTGGAGCTTGCCGAAGAAGCAGTTGTCGATCTTGTTGCGCTGCGGGCCGTAGGCGATGACGGAGGCGTCCAGGTCGATGGACTTGGCGCGGCGGCGGCCACCGCCGAAGGCGGGCTCCCAGCCCAGGCCCATCTTCACCGTGCTCAGCAGCGGCTGCCCGCCCTTGACGAGGGAGACCGTCTGGTTCTTCTGGAGGCTGACGCGGCCCTTGTCGAGGTTGATCTTCCCGGGCTGCCCGGCGGCGGGCGGCGGTCCGGGCTGCTGCGGGGCGGCGGCCGGAGGCGGGCCGAAGCCGCCGGGGGCGGGCGCGCCGGGCGCCGGGGGAGCGGGGGGCGGGGCGGCGGGGGCGCCCCACTGGCCCGGGGGCGGCGGGGGCATCGACCCCGGCGCCGGCGCGGCCGGCGGCATGGGCGCGGCGGGCGGCTGCGGGGCGGCGGGCGCCTGCGGGGCCTGCGGCGCGGCCGGGGCCTGCGGTGCCACGGGCGCCTGCGGCGGGGCGGGGGCGGCCGGCGGCGGGGGTGCGGTGGCGGGCGCGGCCTGGGCGGGCGCGGGTTCGTCGACGCTGACGCCGAAGTCGGTGGCGATGCCGGCGAGCCCGTTCGCGTACCCCTGGCCCACGGCGCGCACCTTCCACGCGCCGTTGCGCCGGTAGACCTCCACGACGACGAGGGCCGTCTCGCTCGACAGTTGCGGCGGCGTGAACGTGGCGATGACCGCGCCGCCGGCCGCGTCCCGCACCGTCGCCGTCGGCTCGGTCCCCGAGAACGTGCCGCTGTCCAGGCTGGCGGTGACCACGACCTTCTCGATGTCCGCGGGCACGGCCGCGGTGTCCACCGTGATGGTGTCGCCGGTGCCGGCGGACTGGTGCGTCACCCCGGGACCCGAGGGCTGGTTGTAGAAGACGAAGTCGTCGTCGGAGCGCACCTTGCCGGCGGCGGTGAGCAGGAGGCCCGAGACGTCGAGCCGCACCGGCGCGGTGACGTCCACGGCCACCCGGGCGGCGCTGAGCGGTAGGTTCGAGCCAGGGGTCATCGCAGTCATGCCCCGGCTAACGAACGGCCCCGGTCCGCGGTTCCTCCCGTGTCCGCCGGAAGGGGAGCGTCCGCGCGCCGGTGCGCACCGTGCCCCCGGCCGGCCGCGCCGCGGCCGGAGTGCGCAGGGTCGCCGCCGCCACCCCGGCCGCCGCGACGGCCATCCCGGCCACCGCCACCGGACCGGGCGCCTCGCCGAACATCGCGTAGGCCCACAGCGCCGTGACCGGCGGCGTCAGGTACATCAGCGCGCTGGTCACGGTGACCCCGCTGCGGCGCAGGCTCAGCCAGTAGAAGCCGTACCCGCCGGCCGTGGACAGCACCACCACCCACGCCACCGCCAGCCAGAAGCCGCCGCTCGCGGGCGGCGCGCCCCGGCCGCCGACCAGGGCGACCGCGCCGAAGAGCACGGCGCTGACCAGCACGTGCACGGGCACCGCGTCCGCCGGGGGCAGGGGCGCGCGGGTCCGGCGCTCCAGGAAGCTGGCGCCGAGCAGGGCGGCCATGCCGGCGAAGGGCAGCGCGTACGCCCAGGGCGGTGCCGCGCCGGCGCCGCCGAGGTCGTCCCGTACGACCAGCGCCACGCCCGCGAGCCCGACCGCCAGCCCTGCCCACTGGCGCCGGGTCACCCGTTCGCCGAGCAGCGGCCCGGCCAGCGCGCCGGCGGCCAGCGGCTGGAGCGCGGCGATCAGCGCCGCGGTGCCGGCGGGGACGCCGAGGCCCACGGCCCAGACGATCGCGCCGAGGTAGCCGCCCTGCGACAGGGCGCCGATCACGGCCTGCTCGCCCAGCGCCCGGCGCGGGAGCCGGCGGCGGCGCAGCAGCAGCCACACCCCGCCGAAGAGCGCCGCCGCGGCGATGAAGCGCCACATCAGCAGGGTGTCGGCGGCGGCCTCGCGGGTGCCGAGCTCCGCGCCGATGAAGCCGGAGCTCCAGAAGGCGACGAGACCGGCGGAGACGGCCGTAGTACCCATGCTGACCTCCTTGATTATACCGATCTGTTTACTCTCTCTGCCCAGTGTACTAAACAGGTCGGTATACTGGAGGGCGGAGGTGGTCGCAGATGGCGACGCAGACGCCGGTGCAGCCGCGGCTCACGCCCGCGGCACTGAAGATCCTGGACGCCGCGGAGACGCTGTTCTACAGCCGCGGCATCACCGCCGTGGGCGTGGACCTCATCGCCCGCCGGGCCGGCGTCACGAAGAAGACGATCTACGACCGCTACGGCTCCAAGGACGCCCTCGTCGCCGCCTACCTGCACCGGCGTGACGAGCGGTGGCGGACCTGGCTGCCCGCCGAGGTCGAGCGCACCGCCGCCGGCGGCTCCGCCTGCGACCGGATCCTGGCCACCTTCGACGCGCTCGGCACCTGGATGGACGGGCAGTCCCCGCGTGGCTGCAGCTTCGTCAACGCCGCCGCCGAGCTGCCCGACCCCGGGCACGCGGGCCGCCAGGTCATCGCCGACCAGAAGAGCTGGCTGCGCGCGTACCTGCGCGAGCTGTGCGAGCGGGCCGGCGCCGCGGACCCGGGGCTGCTCGCCGACGAGCTGCTGCTGATCCACGAGGGCGCGACCGTCCTCTACGGGCTGTCCGCCGTGCCCGAGCCGGTCACCG
Proteins encoded:
- a CDS encoding PQQ-dependent sugar dehydrogenase is translated as MAATGAAHEPPAAAQDGPVAPDLQQVTLAKGVDQVGEPMALAVLPDGGVLHTSRDGTLWHTGAAGGTRVAAQLPVYPHDEDGLQGVGVDPDFETNRTVYLFYAPVMDTPHGIAPSDGEPAEFEAYEGTNRLSRFTLNEDGTLDLGSEQTVLEVGTDRGRCCHNGGDIAFDSEGNLLLSTGDDTDPFSSDGYTPIDERETRNPSFDGQRSAASTDDLRGKILRIKVDAADGSYTVPDGNLFTPGTEKTRPEIYAMGFRNPFRMSVDKATDTVYVGDYGPDAGAADPARGPGGQVEFNRITEAGNFGWPYCHGKNDAYIDYDFATEESGEAFDCAAPRNESPRNTGLTELPPAQSAWIAYDGDSLPEFGSGSESPMAGPVFRHDPDLDSRLQLPERYDELFFAGEQGREWIKTIGVGADGGVGAIEDFSSGSKIMDMEFGPDGALYFLDYGTGFFNGDQNSALYRIQSAAQGFAPEPVASSDATTGHAPLKAAFSAKGTGDQDSEHLRYRWDFGDGTTSGKPNPKHTYKKDGQYSAVLTVTDTDGNTGTSAVRVVVGNTPPEVELKLPEDGTVFEYGDAIPFEVAVSDAEDAEIDCSRVRVDYALGHDTHGHPMTFEEGCSGTIETFAEDRHDDHANLFGLIRARYTDSGGATAGVPALNTSAEHKLQPAHRQAEHFDTAEGAAAANAEGAQGGKAVTGGGGDWIAFEPYVLSDIAHLSARVDAAGSADGALELRAGAPDGPVLATAEAGGASGWSEVSAHVMDPPAGTTTLYLVFTGGEFKLDSFHLGSG
- a CDS encoding DUF1080 domain-containing protein, producing the protein MRRTSLPLAGTALAAATLAGGLLAPTATAAGAPATGAAGDRTCAAPDARPTVRFLDDDSRVPNRTAGGGCTVNDLIDDERAWKSRGAFVAHTEKVSRSLLRADVIGPVEYARLIVTAARSGIGGKHGPAPYDVIFDGSRASFDDWGYVGGRGFELNDDGSMATGPEPATGGLGLLWYEKEQFGDFSLRLQFRDERADDGRSNSGVFVRFPGVDPAANPECKTTDPAWVSVNCGHEIQINDSAETSGNDPRKTGSVYGFADLDLAAAKPAEKGVWNDLEIRVVGQQYTVIRNGEVINEFENKPGLPFPGRPDDPGTSGRQFAEGYVGLQNHDTQSVVEFRNIRVRDLS
- a CDS encoding TerD family protein, with the translated sequence MTPGSNLPLSAARVAVDVTAPVRLDVSGLLLTAAGKVRSDDDFVFYNQPSGPGVTHQSAGTGDTITVDTAAVPADIEKVVVTASLDSGTFSGTEPTATVRDAAGGAVIATFTPPQLSSETALVVVEVYRRNGAWKVRAVGQGYANGLAGIATDFGVSVDEPAPAQAAPATAPPPPAAPAPPQAPVAPQAPAAPQAPQAPAAPQPPAAPMPPAAPAPGSMPPPPPGQWGAPAAPPPAPPAPGAPAPGGFGPPPAAAPQQPGPPPAAGQPGKINLDKGRVSLQKNQTVSLVKGGQPLLSTVKMGLGWEPAFGGGRRRAKSIDLDASVIAYGPQRNKIDNCFFGKLQILNGAIQHSGDNLTGEGAGDDEVITVHLGGLPPEVTGLVFTVNSFSGQKFTDVAKAYCRLLDGQTGEELVRFDLTGSEPRTGVLMAKFIKQFSGEWEMTALGEYVDSRTVKGMVKPAAAAL
- a CDS encoding DMT family transporter, whose translation is MGTTAVSAGLVAFWSSGFIGAELGTREAAADTLLMWRFIAAAALFGGVWLLLRRRRLPRRALGEQAVIGALSQGGYLGAIVWAVGLGVPAGTAALIAALQPLAAGALAGPLLGERVTRRQWAGLAVGLAGVALVVRDDLGGAGAAPPWAYALPFAGMAALLGASFLERRTRAPLPPADAVPVHVLVSAVLFGAVALVGGRGAPPASGGFWLAVAWVVVLSTAGGYGFYWLSLRRSGVTVTSALMYLTPPVTALWAYAMFGEAPGPVAVAGMAVAAAGVAAATLRTPAAARPAGGTVRTGARTLPFRRTREEPRTGAVR
- a CDS encoding TetR/AcrR family transcriptional regulator; amino-acid sequence: MATQTPVQPRLTPAALKILDAAETLFYSRGITAVGVDLIARRAGVTKKTIYDRYGSKDALVAAYLHRRDERWRTWLPAEVERTAAGGSACDRILATFDALGTWMDGQSPRGCSFVNAAAELPDPGHAGRQVIADQKSWLRAYLRELCERAGAADPGLLADELLLIHEGATVLYGLSAVPEPVTVARRLAEAALLRAGCTA